From the genome of Malus sylvestris chromosome 6, drMalSylv7.2, whole genome shotgun sequence, one region includes:
- the LOC126626217 gene encoding aldehyde dehydrogenase family 2 member B4, mitochondrial-like, translated as MAARRLSSLLSRSLSAASPSSSSGSAASLLRSGGRRVSRFSTAAATEELIIPPVQISHTQHLINGKFVDAASGKTFPAYDPRTGEVIAHVAEGDAEDINRAVAAARKAFDEGPWPKMSAYERSRILLRFADLVEKNSEELAALETWNNGKTYEQALTAELPMLARLFHYYAGWADKIHGLTVPADGPYHVQTLHEPIGVAGQIIPWNFPLLMFAWKVGPALACGNTIVLKSAEQTPLTALYVAKLFQEAGLPPGVLNVVSGDGPTAGAALASHMDVDKVAFTGSTDTGKIILELAARSNLKPVTLELGGKSPFIICEDADINHAVELAHFALFFNQGQCCCAGSRTFVHERVYDEFIEKAKARAVKRVVGDPFKKGVEQGPQIDNEQFEKVLRYIRSGIDSNATLECGGERLGSKGYFIQPTVFSNVEDDMLIAQDEIFGPVQSILKFKELDEVVRRANATRYGLAAGVFTKNINTANYLTRALRAGTVWVNCFDVFDAAIPFGGYKMSGIGREKGIYSLHNYLQVKAVVTPLKNPAWL; from the exons ATGGCAGCTCGGAGACTCTCCTCCTTACTCTCTCGCTCCCTCTCAGCcgcttctccttcttcttcttccgggTCTGCAGCTTCTCTGCTTCGCTCTGGAG GGAGAAGAGTTAGCAGGTTTAGCACTGCTGCAGCAACTGAGGAGTTAATCATTCCACCTGTTCAAATAAGTCACACTCAGCACCTAATCAATGGGAAATTCGTCGACGCTGCATCAG GAAAAACATTTCCGGCATACGACCCTCGTACAGGTGAAGTGATTGCTCATGTGGCTGAGGGCGACGCAGAAGATATTAACCGTGCAGTAGCTGCTGCTCGCAAGGCATTTGATGAGGGGCCATGGCCGAAGATGAGCGCTTAT GAAAGATCACGGATATTACTACGCTTTGCTGATTTGGTTGAGAAAAACAGTGAAGAGCTTGCAGCTCTAGAGACATGGAATAACGGGAAGACTTATGAGCAAGCTCTGACAGCCGAACTACCAATGTTGGCTCGTCTGTTTCACTACTATGCCG GATGGGCAGACAAAATCCATGGTCTAACTGTTCCGGCTGATGGACCTTATCACGTGCAAACGCTGCACGAACCAATCGGTGTTGCAGGACAGATTATTCCGTGGAACTTTCCTTTACTCATGTTTGCCTGGAAAGTTGGGCCTGCACTGGCTTGTGGTAATACTATTGTCCTAAAGAGCGCTGAGCAGACGCCTCTGACTGCCCTCTATGTGGCAAAGCTATTCCAAGAG GCTGGTCTTCCTCCGGGTGTTCTAAACGTAGTTTCTGGAGATGGGCCAACTGCTGGTGCTGCTCTTGCCAGTCATATGGATGTGGACAAG GTAGCTTTCACCGGATCAACTGATACTGGAAAGATTATTCTTGAATTGGCTGCAAGAAGCAATCTTAAGCCAGTAACATTAGAGCTCGGCGGGAAATCACCTTTCATTATATGTGAGGACGCTGACATTAATCATGCTGTGGAGCTTGCACACTTTGCTCTCTTCTTTAACCAG GGGCAATGTTGCTGTGCTGGGTCTCGTACTTTTGTACATGAGCGTGTGTATGATGAGTTCATAGAGAAAGCAAAGGCACGCGCTGTGAAACGTGTTGTTGGCGATCCCTTTAAGAAGGGTGTCGAACAAGGCCCTCAG ATCGACAACGAGCAGTTTGAGAAGGTACTTCGATACATAAGATCTGGCATTGATAGCAATGCTACCCTTGAATGTGGAGGCGAAAGATTGGGCTCCAAGGGATACTTCATCCAGCCTACCGTTTTCTCAAACGTTGAG GACGATATGTTGATCGCACAGGATGAGATCTTCGGCCCAGTGCAGTCGATTTTGAAATTCAA GGAGCTCGATGAAGTGGTACGAAGGGCAAACGCAACGCGCTATGGTCTAGCTGCCGGAGTATTCACAAAGAACATTAACACCGCCAACTACTTGACACGGGCATTGAGGGCTGGGACAGTCTGGGTGAACTGCTTCGACGTGTTTGATGCTGCGATTCCTTTTGGCGGATACAAGATGAGTGGAATAGGCAGAGAAAAGGGAATCTACAGCCTTCACAACTACTTGCAGGTGAAGGCTGTTGTCACTCCTTTGAAGAATCCGGCATGGCTGTAA
- the LOC126626214 gene encoding U-box domain-containing protein 19-like, which translates to MNPKFDSSDRRILTFPAVRPCEFISLETLLESLIALSHTICSFQSKCCATQWRNSREAIRQVRVLLMFFEEVRECNSVLPKSSVVVCLSELHFVFQKIRFLLEDCTREGGRVLMLTKCEFLATQFWFLIRAVATALDVLPLKVIDVGDEVKELVELVSKQSWKANLELHAGDRLASKRLLAILNQFEKGIEPDLIAVKRVLDYLRIKSWSECNTEIKFLEEQIAIKRFDQEEMDVPFLSSLVGFMSYSRGLIFETLDHQNPANQIDSRCDVEMFRCLNPEDFRCPISLELMLDPVTVSTGQTYDRNSIQKWLDDGHMLCPKTGEMITNTELVPNSVLRRLIKNLCEYNGISLGRPGRKSADKEKTIAPGSPVAKHAMRFLSRFLSGRLACGTSEQQNKAAYEIRLLGKSNIFNRSCLIKAGCIPPLLRLLNSADASTQGNAIAALLKLAKYASGMKLIMSWGGLPSVVAVLKNGLSLEARQSAAATMFYLSSMRESRKLIGEMPEAIPALVELIREGNTCGKKNSVVAIFGLILLARNQQKVLDAGIVPLLVDIISSSSQNPDQLVDDALSVLAILAENVVGSHEILHAIDLQLIIRILQTSTSPKAREYCVSTLLSLCINGGEEVVAVLATESSLMPRLFSLLTDGTSYAIKKSRSLIKILHDFRETSTSRWMSSAVRRKQGVQER; encoded by the coding sequence ATGAACCCGAAATTCGACAGCAGCGACCGCCGGATTCTCACGTTTCCGGCGGTGCGACCTTGCGAATTTATTTCTCTGGAGACCCTTCTCGAGTCTCTGATCGCTCTCTCCCACACCATCTGCAGTTTCCAATCGAAATGCTGTGCGACGCAATGGAGGAACAGCCGGGAAGCAATTCGGCAGGTTCGTGTTCTTCTCATGTTCTTTGAGGAGGTACGTGAATGCAATTCGGTTCTTCCGAAATCGTCTGTTGTCGTCTGCCTCTCCGAGCTTCATTTCGTCTTCCAGAAAATTCGGTTTTTATTGGAGGATTGCACGAGGGAAGGTGGTCGAGTTTTGATGCTGACGAAATGCGAGTTTCTTGCGACTCAATTTTGGTTTCTGATTCGAGCTGTGGCGACGGCTCTCGATGTTCTGCCGTTGAAAGTGATCGATGTTGGCGATGAAGTTAAGGAATTGGTTGAATTGGTGTCGAAGCAATCGTGGAAGGCCAACTTAGAGCTCCATGCGGGTGACAGATTGGCTTCGAAACGATTGCTTGCGATTCTGAACCAATTCGAAAAGGGAATCGAGCCCGATTTGATTGCCGTAAAGCGGGTCCTCGATTACCTTCGAATTAAAAGCTGGAGCGAGTGCAACACGGAGATCAAATTCTTGGAAGAACAAATTGCTATCAAGCGTTTCGATCAGGAGGAGATGGATGTTCCTTTTCTGAGTAGCTTGGTGGGGTTCATGAGCTACAGCAGGGGGCTGATTTTCGAAACATTGGATCATCAAAACCCCGCGAATCAAATCGATTCCAGGTGCGACGTGGAGATGTTTCGTTGCTTAAACCCTGAAGATTTCAGGTGCCCGATTTCTCTTGAGCTAATGCTTGATCCGGTGACTGTATCTACAGGTCAGACGTACGATCGAAATTCGATTCAAAAATGGCTCGACGACGGACACATGCTCTGCCCCAAAACAGGAGAGATGATCACAAACACAGAGTTGGTACCGAATTCGGTTCTCCGAAGGCTGATAAAAAACCTTTGTGAATACAACGGCATTTCTCTCGGCAGGCCAGGAAGGAAAAGCGCCGACAAGGAAAAAACGATCGCACCTGGTAGCCCGGTTGCTAAACACGCAATGAGGTTTCTGTCGAGATTTCTCAGCGGAAGGCTTGCTTGCGGAACAAGCGAACAGCAAAACAAGGCCGCTTATGAGATTCGATTGCTAGGCAAATCAAACATTTTCAATAGGTCTTGTTTGATCAAGGCTGGCTGTATCCCTCCTCTGCTGAGGCTACTGAATTCCGCTGATGCATCCACGCAAGGGAATGCAATTGCAGCCTTGTTGAAGCTCGCGAAATACGCAAGCGGAATGAAATTGATAATGTCATGGGGAGGCCTACCATCAGTTGTTGCTGTTCTTAAAAATGGGTTGAGTTTAGAAGCCCGACAAAGCGCAGCTGCAACGATGTTTTACCTCTCTTCGATGCGGGAGTCTCGGAAACTAATCGGAGAAATGCCTGAGGCCATCCCAGCTCTTGTGGAGCTGATCAGGGAAGGAAATACGTGCGGGAAAAAGAACTCCGTGGTTGCGATTTTCGGGCTGATCCTCCTTGCTAGGAATCAACAAAAAGTGCTGGACGCGGGCATTGTTCCACTGCTAGTTGACATAATATCTTCTTCGTCACAAAACCCTGATCAGCTCGTTGATGATGCATTATCAGTTCTTGCAATTTTGGCTGAAAATGTCGTAGGATCACACGAAATCCTCCACGCCATTGATTTGCAATTGATCATCCGCATCCTTCAAACTTCGACATCCCCAAAAGCAAGAGAGTATTGTGTTTCAACACTGCTGTCTTTGTGCATCAATGGCGGGGAGGAAGTTGTTGCTGTTTTGGCAACGGAATCATCACTAATGCCTAGACTCTTTTCGCTCTTGACGGATGGAACATCTTATGCGATCAAGAAATCGCGCTCCCTCATCAAAATTCTCCATGACTTTCGTGAAACTAGTACATCAAGATGGATGAGTTCTGCAGTTAGGCGCAAACAAGGCGTCCAGGAACGGTGA
- the LOC126626216 gene encoding protein DELETION OF SUV3 SUPPRESSOR 1(I)-like, whose protein sequence is MAAEPQAVTEVAKMDLFEDDDEFEEFDVNEEWEDKEEGKEVTQQWEDDWDDDDVNDDFSLQLRRELENNTEKSSA, encoded by the exons ATGGCGGCGGAGCCCCAGGCGGTGACGGAGGTCGCGAAGATGGATCTGTTCGAAGACGACGACGAGTTCGAGGAGTTTGATGTCAACGAAG AATGGGAGGACAAAGAGGAAGGCAAGGAAGTGACACAGCAGTGGGAAGACGACTGGGATGATGACGATGTTAACGATGACTTCTCCCTGCAGCTGAGGAGGGAACTTGAGAACAATACTGAGAAGAGTTCAGCTTAG
- the LOC126626218 gene encoding probable cyclic nucleotide-gated ion channel 16 produces the protein MMHSFQPYAAASARFHNFSTPFYLNKEIPWWYQILDPGSERVTQWNHIFFVICIAGLFLDPLYFFLPTTSSDQAACMQINMGLGILVTFLRTVADFFYIIHILIKFRIAYIDPGSRVFGRGQLVKDPRAIAIRYLKGDFSIDLAASLALPQIMIWFVIPAVKNSTAAHANHTLSLIVLIQYIPRFIQLFPLNRQITKSTGVVAKTDWSGAAYNLVLFCLIAHIVGASWYVLSIRRQYECWTQECKKEVNNTHSPSCKISFLDCASAENRERKLWLKITKVETSCDAAGKDDFEFGMFAEALTNEVASAYIIEKYFYCLWWGMRNLCSYGQDIKPSTFISETSFCILIAVLGLVLFSHLMSQMQTYLQSATIRIEEWRVKRRDTEEWMRHRQLPQELQERVRRFVQYKWIATRGVDEKNILQSLPVDLRRQIQRHLCLALVRRVPFFAQMDDQLLDAICERLESSLNTRNTYIIREGDPVNEMLFIIRGQLESSTTDGGRTGFYNSTTLKRGDFCGEELLTWALMPTSSLNLPCSTRTVRSLTEVEAFALKAEDLKYVANQFKRLHSKKLQHAFRYYSHQWRTWGACFIQVAWRRFRKRKLAMELAKEEEYYYTHVLEQEEHGNGNESRVGTSSIGGAERSSSEANLPHSIPLGPALLASKFAATTRRGIQKVASVIHHDETSMPKKLFKPDEPDFSAD, from the exons ATGATGCACAGCTTCCAGCCATATGCCGCTGCCTCGGCTCGCTTCCACAACTTCTCGACCCCATTTTACCTCAACAAGGAGATCCCGTGGTGGTACCAGATCCTCGACCCAGGATCCGAACGCGTGACCCAATGGAACCACATCTTCTTTGTCATATGCATCGCCGGCCTTTTCCTTGACCCCCTCTATTTCTTCTTGCCCACCACGTCCAGCGACCAAGCCGCTTGCATGCAGATCAACATGGGCCTTGGCATCTTGGTCACCTTCCTCCGTACAGTCGCTGACTTCTTCTACATTATCCATATCCTAATCAAATTTCGAATTGCTTATATCGACCCTggttctagggtttttgggcgGGGCCAGCTCGTTAAAGACCCCAGGGCCATCGCGATCCGCTACCTCAAGGGCGACTTCTCTATCGATCTCGCCGCCTCCCTTG CACTCCCACAG ATTATGATTTGGTTTGTAATTCCCGCAGTGAAAAACTCAACAGCTGCTCATGCTAATCACACCCTTTCTCTAATTGTGCTCATTCAATATATTCCTCGATTTATTCAACTTTTCCCTCTCAACCGGCAAATTACTAAATCGACCGGCGTTGTAGCCAAGACTGATTGGTCAGGGGCAGCTTACAATCTTGTTCTGTTTTGTCTAATTGCACAT ATTGTTGGAGCTTCATGGTATGTGCTGTCCATTAGACGGCAGTACGAATGCTGGACGCAAGAATGTAAAAAGGAAGTGAATAACACACACTCTCCATCCTGTAAAATTTCGTTTCTTGATTGTGCCAGTGCCGAAAACCGCGAACGAAAACTTTGGCTAAAAATCACAAAAGTTGAGACTAGTTGTGATGCTGCTGGTAAGGACGACTTTGAGTTTGGAATGTTTGCGGAGGCTTTAACTAACGAGGTTGCTTCTGCATACATCATTGAAAAATATTTCTACTGCCTTTGGTGGGGTATGAGAAATTTATG TTCATACGGACAAGATATTAAGCCAAGCACGTTTATCAGTGAAACCTCATTTTGCATTCTCATTGCCGTTCTTGGTCTAGTTCTCTTCTCACATCTCATGAGCCAGATGCAG ACCTATCTGCAATCTGCAACGATTAGAATTGAGGAATGGCGGGTAAAAAGGAGAGACACAGAGGAGTGGATGAGGCACCGTCAGCTCCCTCAGGAGCTGCAAGAGCGTGTTCGTCGGTTTGTTCAATATAAGTGGATTGCCACAAGAGGTGTAGATGAGAAAAACATTTTGCAATCCTTGCCTGTGGATCTCCGCCGCCAAATCCAAAGGCATTTATGTCTTGCCCTTGTTCGCCGT GTACCCTTTTTCGCACAAATGGACGATCAGCTTCTAGACGCCATATGTGAACGCCTCGAGTCATCCCTAAATACCAGGAACACATACATCATCAGGGAAGGTGATCCTGTGAATGAGATGCTTTTCATCATCAGAGGACAACTTGAGAGCTCCACAACTGATGGTGGAAGGACAGGGTTCTACAACTCAACTACCCTCAAGCGGGGGGATTTCTGCGGCGAAGAGTTGCTCACATGGGCCTTGATGCCTACATCAAGCCTCAACCTTCCATGCTCGACACGCACAGTGAGGTCCCTAACTGAAGTTGAGGCATTTGCACTAAAAGCTGAAGACCTCAAGTACGTTGCCAATCAATTCAAGCGCCTGCACAGCAAAAAACTGCAGCATGCTTTTCGGTACTATTCACACCAGTGGAGAACTTGGGGGGCTTGTTTTATACAAGTTGCTTGGAGAAGGTTTAGGAAGCGAAAGTTGGCAATGGAGTTGGCAAAAGAGGAGGAGTACTATTATACACATGTTTTGGAGCAAGAAGAGCATGGCAATGGCAATGAATCAAGAGTAGGGACTAGTAGCATAGGAGGTGCTGAGAGGTCATCGTCAGAGGCGAACTTGCCGCATAGTATTCCGCTTGGGCCGGCGTTGTTGGCTTCCAAATTTGCTGCAACCACCAGAAGAGGGATTCAGAAGGTGGCATCAGTTATTCACCATGATGAAACCAGTATGCCCAAAAAACTGTTCAAGCCAGATGAGCCTGATTTTTCAGCAGATTAG